One Clupea harengus chromosome 12, Ch_v2.0.2, whole genome shotgun sequence DNA segment encodes these proteins:
- the LOC116222876 gene encoding interferon-induced protein 44-like has translation MENKLREFCLPKPDLKHLRILLHGPVGTGKSSFINSINNVFQGMQGALVTTDSAFSFTKKVSGSRMWYHNTPQYYIKCTLSFFSAVIFNPDSPLSVGDADYITSPTLNDQVHCLVSVIPMDKISIMDDDVLNKMQAIREAIFMTMVDKACPVVMKDLRKIYFSKKIKEMVCLFVCLCVCFQMQRCSNRLGVPMNCIFPVKNYHEKTDLDQEMDCLILTALRQIVHFAHECIDSR, from the exons ATGGAGAACAAACTGAGAGAGTTCTGTCTGCCGAAACCCGACCTCAAGCACCTGCGTATCCTGCTGCACGGCCCAGTGGGCACTGGAAAGAGCTCCTTCATCAACTCCATCAATAATGTCTTCCAGGGCATGCAAGGGGCACTGGTTACTACAGATTCTGCCTTTAGTTTCACCAAAAAGGTGAGTGGAAGCCGGATGTGGTATCACAATACTCCACAGTACTATATTAAATGTACATTGTCATTCTTTTCTGCTGTGATA TTCAATCCTGATTCTCCGCTGTCTGTGGGCGATGCTGACTACATCACCAGCCCCACTCTGAATGACCAGGTGCACTGTTTGGTCAGTGTGATCCCAATGGACAAGATCTCCATAATGGACGATGACGTCCTGAACAAGATGCAAGCTATCAGAGAGGCT ATATTCATGACAATGGTGGATAAAGCTTGCCCAGTGGTGATGAAAGATTTGAGGAAGATCTACTTCAGCAAGAAGATCAAAGAAATGgtatgtctatttgtgtgtttgtgt gtgtgttttcagatgcAAAGGTGCAGTAACAGACTTGGTGTCCCCATGAACTGCATCTTCCCAGTGAAAAACTACCATGAGAAGACAGACTTGGATCAGGAGATGGACTGTCTCATCTTAACTGCTTTGAGACAGATTGTTCATTTTGCTCATGAATGCATAGATTCTAGATAA
- the LOC116222861 gene encoding interferon-induced protein 44-like isoform X1, translated as MKVVDCRWERVSSRTKQEAIMGGANIKPEFTSQLQDKRVKRDEDIVFKCNANNLEDVNVVWEKDGQRLYDGDGISISQSRTELSLRISKAKEKDEGKYTIRLSKASESVSHTVKVTVLELDQDWRSIGWGLNVDIKHNLEDLKLKNPQVKHLNFLLHGPVGAGKSSIINSIQSIFMNRVEVGALVAATTGKSFTLTYNSYQIKNIENKALPYVFSDIMGLEIANKEGSHPDDIINILKGHIREGTMFNSSCPVPEKDRNYNRSPTPSDKIHCLISVLPADKISLMEKNNLFEKMGEIRKKASGMDIPQVVFMTHVDSACPVVKDNLTRIYSSKNIKKKMQECSNLTGIPMTCIFPVKNYHEENKLDGNMDSLILDALESVVNFAESYVDRLYKLEH; from the exons ATGAAGGTGGTCGACTGTCGCTGGGAGAGAGTAAGCTCTAGGACAAAACAAG AAGCAATCATGGGAGGAGCTAATATAAAACCAG AGTTTACTTCGCAGCTGCAGGacaagagagtgaaaagagacgAGGACATTGTGTTCAAGTGTAATGCCAACAACCTTGAGGACGTAAATGTCGTATGGGAAAAGGATGGACAGAGGTTGTATGACGGAGACGGTATCAGCATCAGCCAGAGTCGGACAGAATTAAGTCTGAGGATCAGCAAGGCCAAAGAAAAAGATGAGGGCAAATACACCATAAGGCTCAGCAAAGCTTCAGaaagtgtctcacacacagttaaagTCACTGTTCTTG agttGGACCAGGATTGGCGGTCCATAGGATGGGG GTTAAACGTGGACATCAAGCACAACTTAGAGGACCTCAAACTCAAAAACCCACAGGTGAAACACCTGAACTTCCTGCTGCATGGCCCTGTGGGGGCTGGGAAGTCCAGCATCATCAACTCCATCCAAAGCATCTTCATGAACAGAGTCGAAGTTGGGGCGCTAGTCGCTGCAACTACTGGCAAAAGTTTCACGTTAACT TACAACTCCTATCAAATTAAAAACATCGAAAACAAAGCTTTGCCGTATGTATTCAGTGACATCATGGGTCTGGAGATTGCAAATAAGGAAGGGTCGCatcctgatgacatcatcaataTCTTAAAAGGACATATCAGAGAGGGTACCATG TTTAATTCAAGTTGCCCAGTGCCCGAAAAGGACCGAAATTACAACAGAAGTCCTACTCCAAGTGATAAGATTCATTGTCTGATCAGCGTGCTCCCAGCTGATAAAATATCTCTGATGGAGAAGAATAATCTTTTTGAAAAGATGGGTGAGATCAGAAAGAAAGCCAGTGGCATGG ATATTCCTCAGGTGGTTTTCATGACCCATGTGGATTCGGCCTGTCCGGTAGTAAAGGATAACCTGACGCGCATCTATTCAAGCAAAAATATAAAGAAGAAA atgcagGAGTGCAGTAACTTGACGGGTATTCCCATGACCTGCATCTTCCCAGTGAAGAACTACCATGAGGAGAACAAACTGGACGGGAACATGGATAGCTTGATACTGGATGCTCTGGAAAGCGTTGTAAACTTTGCCGAAAGCTATGTGGATCGCCTTTACAAGCTTGAGCATTAA
- the LOC116222861 gene encoding interferon-induced protein 44-like isoform X2, with translation MKVVDCRWERVSSRTKQEFTSQLQDKRVKRDEDIVFKCNANNLEDVNVVWEKDGQRLYDGDGISISQSRTELSLRISKAKEKDEGKYTIRLSKASESVSHTVKVTVLELDQDWRSIGWGLNVDIKHNLEDLKLKNPQVKHLNFLLHGPVGAGKSSIINSIQSIFMNRVEVGALVAATTGKSFTLTYNSYQIKNIENKALPYVFSDIMGLEIANKEGSHPDDIINILKGHIREGTMFNSSCPVPEKDRNYNRSPTPSDKIHCLISVLPADKISLMEKNNLFEKMGEIRKKASGMDIPQVVFMTHVDSACPVVKDNLTRIYSSKNIKKKMQECSNLTGIPMTCIFPVKNYHEENKLDGNMDSLILDALESVVNFAESYVDRLYKLEH, from the exons ATGAAGGTGGTCGACTGTCGCTGGGAGAGAGTAAGCTCTAGGACAAAACAAG AGTTTACTTCGCAGCTGCAGGacaagagagtgaaaagagacgAGGACATTGTGTTCAAGTGTAATGCCAACAACCTTGAGGACGTAAATGTCGTATGGGAAAAGGATGGACAGAGGTTGTATGACGGAGACGGTATCAGCATCAGCCAGAGTCGGACAGAATTAAGTCTGAGGATCAGCAAGGCCAAAGAAAAAGATGAGGGCAAATACACCATAAGGCTCAGCAAAGCTTCAGaaagtgtctcacacacagttaaagTCACTGTTCTTG agttGGACCAGGATTGGCGGTCCATAGGATGGGG GTTAAACGTGGACATCAAGCACAACTTAGAGGACCTCAAACTCAAAAACCCACAGGTGAAACACCTGAACTTCCTGCTGCATGGCCCTGTGGGGGCTGGGAAGTCCAGCATCATCAACTCCATCCAAAGCATCTTCATGAACAGAGTCGAAGTTGGGGCGCTAGTCGCTGCAACTACTGGCAAAAGTTTCACGTTAACT TACAACTCCTATCAAATTAAAAACATCGAAAACAAAGCTTTGCCGTATGTATTCAGTGACATCATGGGTCTGGAGATTGCAAATAAGGAAGGGTCGCatcctgatgacatcatcaataTCTTAAAAGGACATATCAGAGAGGGTACCATG TTTAATTCAAGTTGCCCAGTGCCCGAAAAGGACCGAAATTACAACAGAAGTCCTACTCCAAGTGATAAGATTCATTGTCTGATCAGCGTGCTCCCAGCTGATAAAATATCTCTGATGGAGAAGAATAATCTTTTTGAAAAGATGGGTGAGATCAGAAAGAAAGCCAGTGGCATGG ATATTCCTCAGGTGGTTTTCATGACCCATGTGGATTCGGCCTGTCCGGTAGTAAAGGATAACCTGACGCGCATCTATTCAAGCAAAAATATAAAGAAGAAA atgcagGAGTGCAGTAACTTGACGGGTATTCCCATGACCTGCATCTTCCCAGTGAAGAACTACCATGAGGAGAACAAACTGGACGGGAACATGGATAGCTTGATACTGGATGCTCTGGAAAGCGTTGTAAACTTTGCCGAAAGCTATGTGGATCGCCTTTACAAGCTTGAGCATTAA
- the LOC116222861 gene encoding interferon-induced protein 44-like isoform X3, which yields MGGANIKPEFTSQLQDKRVKRDEDIVFKCNANNLEDVNVVWEKDGQRLYDGDGISISQSRTELSLRISKAKEKDEGKYTIRLSKASESVSHTVKVTVLELDQDWRSIGWGLNVDIKHNLEDLKLKNPQVKHLNFLLHGPVGAGKSSIINSIQSIFMNRVEVGALVAATTGKSFTLTYNSYQIKNIENKALPYVFSDIMGLEIANKEGSHPDDIINILKGHIREGTMFNSSCPVPEKDRNYNRSPTPSDKIHCLISVLPADKISLMEKNNLFEKMGEIRKKASGMDIPQVVFMTHVDSACPVVKDNLTRIYSSKNIKKKMQECSNLTGIPMTCIFPVKNYHEENKLDGNMDSLILDALESVVNFAESYVDRLYKLEH from the exons ATGGGAGGAGCTAATATAAAACCAG AGTTTACTTCGCAGCTGCAGGacaagagagtgaaaagagacgAGGACATTGTGTTCAAGTGTAATGCCAACAACCTTGAGGACGTAAATGTCGTATGGGAAAAGGATGGACAGAGGTTGTATGACGGAGACGGTATCAGCATCAGCCAGAGTCGGACAGAATTAAGTCTGAGGATCAGCAAGGCCAAAGAAAAAGATGAGGGCAAATACACCATAAGGCTCAGCAAAGCTTCAGaaagtgtctcacacacagttaaagTCACTGTTCTTG agttGGACCAGGATTGGCGGTCCATAGGATGGGG GTTAAACGTGGACATCAAGCACAACTTAGAGGACCTCAAACTCAAAAACCCACAGGTGAAACACCTGAACTTCCTGCTGCATGGCCCTGTGGGGGCTGGGAAGTCCAGCATCATCAACTCCATCCAAAGCATCTTCATGAACAGAGTCGAAGTTGGGGCGCTAGTCGCTGCAACTACTGGCAAAAGTTTCACGTTAACT TACAACTCCTATCAAATTAAAAACATCGAAAACAAAGCTTTGCCGTATGTATTCAGTGACATCATGGGTCTGGAGATTGCAAATAAGGAAGGGTCGCatcctgatgacatcatcaataTCTTAAAAGGACATATCAGAGAGGGTACCATG TTTAATTCAAGTTGCCCAGTGCCCGAAAAGGACCGAAATTACAACAGAAGTCCTACTCCAAGTGATAAGATTCATTGTCTGATCAGCGTGCTCCCAGCTGATAAAATATCTCTGATGGAGAAGAATAATCTTTTTGAAAAGATGGGTGAGATCAGAAAGAAAGCCAGTGGCATGG ATATTCCTCAGGTGGTTTTCATGACCCATGTGGATTCGGCCTGTCCGGTAGTAAAGGATAACCTGACGCGCATCTATTCAAGCAAAAATATAAAGAAGAAA atgcagGAGTGCAGTAACTTGACGGGTATTCCCATGACCTGCATCTTCCCAGTGAAGAACTACCATGAGGAGAACAAACTGGACGGGAACATGGATAGCTTGATACTGGATGCTCTGGAAAGCGTTGTAAACTTTGCCGAAAGCTATGTGGATCGCCTTTACAAGCTTGAGCATTAA